The segment GGGGGGGGTTTGGAGCTGcacgtggggagtattccctcacacacCTAACTTGTGCtctgtagatggtgggacagggtTTGGGGGAGTCAGCCGGGCGTCCCCATGGATTCATTCCGCTGAAAATTGCTGCCAACACTCCAGCGTAATCTTTTCCATTGCTGCGGTGGGCTCTTCCTTGGTGGAGGATGGGGGCTATTTGTCGAGCCACCTCCACCACAGTTGTTTCAGCATCCAGCCCCATTCGCAAATGCATGTGACAGGACCGCAGAGCTTTGagctgatccattggttgtgggatcacttcgCTCGATCTGTTGCTGCTTACGCTGTTTGGCTCCCAGGTAGTCCTgtctggtagcttcaccaggttggtgaGTTTTAGGTAAACCTGGCGCTGCAACCGGCGTGCCCCCACCGCCCTTTCCATTGATCCAGGGTTGACCCCAGTGTCTCCTGGATGCCAGTCTTGGCCCCAGTGTCTCCTGGATGCCAGCCTTGGCCCCAGTGTCTCCTGGATGCCAGTCTTGGCCCCAGTGTCTCCTGGATGCCAGTCTTGGCCCCAGTGTCTCCTGGatgccagtcttgagttgctcgatcagttcaaagtctgtcccatttagcagtgATTGTGCTTACAACACAGTGGAAATTCTTCTCAGTATGAAGACCCCCGTTTACATACGTGCTGTTTTTTTCCGTGCGGATTACAccaaaagcttttattttccaactCTATCCTTTGACATGCATCTCAGCAAAGGTTTCTTGGGATCCAAGTCTAGTACAACTCCGGTTTCTCCTTTATCCACCGTGCGTGTAATTCTGTCAAAGGACTCCCATAAATGGGTGAACTGTGGGTTTTTCTTTCGGGAAAGCACGCTGATTCTCCCCAATTACAGGAATGACCTCTTTCATGATCAATTCTAATGCCTTCCACGACTGACCTCAAGATAACCAGCCTGTAGTTTCCAGTTTTCTGTCCCTTCTTATTGAGtcgattagattcccctacagtgtgaaaacaggcactCCGGTCCcgcaagtccacaccggccctccgaggagcaacccatccagacccatttccctctgactaatgcacctagcacgacaggcaatttagcatggccaatccagccttacctgcacatccctgagcactatgggtaatttagcatggccaatccaccctaacctacacatccctgggcactatgggtaatttagcatgaccaatccaccctaacctgcacatccctgggcacaatgggtaatttagagggtgatacgtgtatggaatgagctgccagaggatgtggtgggggctggtacaattacaacatttaagaggcatctggatgggtatatgaataggaagggtttggagggatatgggccgggtgctggcaggtgggactagattgggttgggatatctggtcggcatggatgggttgggcggaggggtctgtttccatgctgtacatctctctgacccaAATTCTCATtgactgtgtgtctctctctccccgtctCTCCCCTCAGCTTGATGCTCGCTCCTTCTTCTGGGGGGTCGCCCCTGGAGCCGACAGCACAGTCTCTGGTTTTATCGCCCTGCTGTCAGCCGCTGAGGCTCTCAGTCATCTCCCGGACATCGGGACGCTGCGGAAAAATATCATGTTCCTCTTCTTCCAAGGGGTAAGGCCGCTGGGTAGATACGGTGCGGAGCTGCATGTCAGGGTCACCGGGGCAATGCACGCCGGGTTCGAGACACAGTAACTCTCCCTCACGCatcttctctctccttccagGAGACGTTTGACTATATCGGCAGTTCCAAGGTGGTTTATGACATGAAGAACGGGAACTTCCCCATCCGACTGGGAAACATCGACGCTTACCTGGAAATGAACCAGGTTCGTGGAGCGGGGGACTGGCTACAAACTCAGGGTCGGAAGCACTGAGCTCCAGGCGTGTGTCTGGCAGGGTTTGTGGGATTAGAGTGTGTCAGGGAGTTAACGGGACAGGGGAGAGTGGTACTAGAGTGTGTCGGATTTGTGTAGAGTGTGGTTCTGTTGTGATTTGCTCTGATCTGAATTTCAGGTTGGTCAGGGCTATTCGATTTGGGCTCACACTGACCCGGTGTCTCGACAGAACTCCAGCATTGAAGGAGGGGTATGCCCGTCTCTCACTGGCTCTTCCTCTTGCTCATGCTCTCATGCTCTCTcgtgcttgctctctctctctgtttcgcGCTCCCGCGCACACTCTGTTTTGCGCTCACTCTCTCGTGCACACTCTGTTTCGCACTCGCTCTCTCACACGCTCTCTGTTTCTCACTCGCACGCTTTCTGTTCcgcgctcgctctctcttgctctgtgtttCGCACTCGCTCTCTCGCAAACTGTTTCGCGCTCACTCTCTCGCACGCGCTCTGTttcgcgctcgctctctcgcacGCGCTCTGTttcgcgctcgctctctcgcacgctctctgtttctctctcgcacgctctgtttctctctcgcacgctCTGTTTCGCGCTCGGActctcgcacgccctctgtttctctctcgcacgccctctgtttctctctcgcacgccctctgtttctctctcgcacgccctctgtttctctctcgcacgccctctgtttctctctcgcacgccctctgtttctctctcgcacgccctctgtttctctctcgcacgccctctgtttctctctcgcacgccctctgtttctctctcgcacgccctctgtttctctctcgcacgccctctgtttctctctcgcacgccctctgtttctctctcgcacgccctctgtttctctctcgcacgccctctgtttctctctcgcacgccctctgtttctctctcgcacgccctctgtttctctctcgcacgccctctgtttctctctcgcacgccctctgtttctctctcgcacgccctctgtttctctctcgcacgccctctgtttctctctcgcacgccctctgtttctctctcgcacgccctctgtttctctctcgcacgccctctgtttctctctcgcacgccctctgtttctctctcgcacgccctctgtttctctctcgcacgccctctgtttctctctcgcacgccctctgtttctctctcgcacgccctctgtttctctctcgcacgccctctgtttctctctcgcacgccctctgtttctctctcgcacgccctctgtttctctctcgcacgccctctgtttctctctcgcacgccctctgtttctctctcgcacgccctctgtttctctctcgcacgccctctgtttctctctcgcacgccctctgtttctctctcgcacgccctctgtttctctctcgcacgccctctgtttctctctcgcacgccctctgtttctctctcgcacgccctctgtttctctctcgcacgccctctgtttctctctcgcacgccctctgtttctctctcgcacgccctctgtttctctctcgcacgccctctgtttctctctcgcacgccctctgtttctctctcgcacgccctctgtttctctctcgcacgccctctgtttctctctcgcacgccctctgtttctctctcgcacgccctctgtttctctctcgcacgccctctgtttctctctcgcacgccctctgtttctctctcgcacgccctctgtttctctctcgcacgccctctgtttctctctcgcacgccctctgtttctctctcgcacgccctctgtttctctctcgcacgccctctgtttctctctcgcacgccctctgtttctctctcgcacgccctctgtttctctctcgcacgccctctgtttctctctcgcacgccctctgtttctctctcgcacgccctctgtttctctctcgcacgccctctgtttctctctcgcacgccctctgtttctctctcgcacgccctctgtttctctctcgcacgccctctgtttctctctcgcacgccctctgtttctctctcgcacgccctctgtttctctctcgcacgccctctgtttctctctcgcacgccctctgtttctctctcgcacgccctctgtttctctctcgcacgccctctgtttctctctcgcacgccctctgtttctctctcgcacgccctctgtttctctctcgcacgccctctgtttctctctcgcacgccctctgtttctctctcgcacgccctctgtttctctctcgcacgccctctgtttctctctcgcacg is part of the Chiloscyllium plagiosum isolate BGI_BamShark_2017 unplaced genomic scaffold, ASM401019v2 scaf_99966, whole genome shotgun sequence genome and harbors:
- the ncstn gene encoding nicastrin is translated as MLYISLTQILIDCVSLSPRLSPQLDARSFFWGVAPGADSTVSGFIALLSAAEALSHLPDIGTLRKNIMFLFFQGETFDYIGSSKVVYDMKNGNFPIRLGNIDAYLEMNQVGQGYSIWAHTDPVSRQNSSIEGGVQSLLKSLSAATSGTNVTLQEPDHSQPLPPSSFHRFLREQSIPGVVLTDHQAAFTNRSVPSPPWRCAQSSAVTEEAPLPSPQHLLRAPFQQ